In the Streptomyces fradiae ATCC 10745 = DSM 40063 genome, one interval contains:
- a CDS encoding AAA family ATPase, translated as MSAPTPETPENSDGARSSLEALRTEIAKAVVGQDPAVTGLVVALLCRGHVLLEGVPGVAKTLLVRALAASLELDTKRVQFTPDLMPSDVTGSLVYDTRTSEFSFQQGPVFTNLLLADEINRTPPKTQSSLLEAMEERQVTVDGTARPLPEPFLVAATQNPVEYEGTYPLPEAQLDRFLLKLTVPLPSREDEINVLTRHAEGFNPRDLKAAGVRPVATAADLEAARQAVARTSVSPEIAGYVVDICRATRESPSLTLGVSPRGATALLSTARAWAWLTGRDYVTPDDVKALALPTLRHRVQLRPEAEMEGVTADSVINAILAHVPAPSLRQ; from the coding sequence GCAGGACCCCGCAGTCACCGGGCTGGTCGTCGCCCTGCTCTGCCGTGGCCACGTCCTGCTGGAGGGCGTGCCGGGTGTCGCCAAGACGCTGCTGGTCCGCGCACTCGCCGCGTCCCTGGAACTCGACACCAAGCGCGTCCAGTTCACCCCCGACCTGATGCCCAGTGACGTGACGGGCTCCCTCGTCTATGACACGAGGACCTCCGAGTTCTCCTTCCAGCAGGGGCCCGTGTTCACGAACCTGCTACTCGCCGACGAGATCAACCGCACGCCGCCCAAGACCCAGTCGTCGCTCCTCGAGGCGATGGAGGAGCGCCAGGTCACCGTCGACGGCACCGCGCGGCCGCTGCCCGAGCCGTTCCTGGTCGCGGCGACGCAGAACCCTGTCGAGTACGAGGGCACCTACCCGCTCCCCGAAGCACAGCTGGACCGCTTCCTGCTGAAACTGACGGTCCCCCTGCCCTCCCGAGAGGACGAGATCAACGTCCTCACCCGTCACGCGGAAGGCTTCAACCCTCGCGACCTGAAGGCCGCGGGTGTACGCCCCGTCGCGACCGCCGCCGACCTGGAGGCCGCCCGCCAAGCGGTCGCCCGCACCTCGGTGTCCCCCGAGATCGCCGGCTACGTCGTCGATATCTGCCGTGCCACGCGTGAATCCCCCTCGCTCACCCTTGGCGTCTCACCCCGAGGCGCCACCGCCCTGCTCTCCACCGCCCGCGCCTGGGCCTGGCTCACCGGCCGGGACTACGTCACCCCTGACGATGTGAAGGCCCTCGCCCTGCCCACGCTGCGCCACCGGGTCCAGCTCCGCCCCGAGGCGGAGATGGAGGGTGTGACCGCCGATTCCGTCATCAACGCGATCCTCGCCCATGTCCCCGCCCCGTCGCTGAGGCAGTGA
- a CDS encoding DUF58 domain-containing protein, producing the protein MALTGRTALLAAIGSLPVGILAPSWTGMLAVNAPLSLAILCDYALAAPVRTLRFTRSGDTSVRLGDSAEVDLLVANSSRRRLRAQIRDAWPPSSWPAGTDQEASRHGVTVPAGERRRLTTVLRPTRRGDRQADRVTVRSYGPLGLAARQGSHRVPWTVRVLPPFASRKHLPSKLARLRELDGRTSVLTRGEGTEFDSLREYVPGDDTRSIDWRATARQSTVAVRTWRPERDRHILLVLDTGRTSAGRVGDVPRLDAAMDAALLLTALASRAGDRVDLVAYDRRVRARVQGRGAGDVLPAMVQAMATLEPELVETDARGLSAAALAGAPRRSLVVLLTSLDAAPIEEGLLPMLSQLTQRHTVVVASVADPRVDAMTESRGSTEAVYEAAAGAQAQAQRRNTAEQLQRHGVTVVDAKPEDLAPALADAYLALKAAGRL; encoded by the coding sequence ATGGCCCTCACCGGACGCACCGCACTCCTGGCCGCGATCGGCTCGCTGCCGGTCGGCATCCTGGCTCCCAGCTGGACGGGGATGCTGGCGGTCAACGCCCCCCTGTCCCTCGCAATTCTGTGCGACTACGCCCTGGCCGCGCCAGTGAGAACGCTGCGGTTCACCCGAAGTGGTGACACGTCCGTTCGATTGGGTGACAGCGCCGAAGTGGACCTGCTGGTGGCGAACAGCTCCCGGCGCCGCCTACGCGCCCAGATCCGGGACGCCTGGCCCCCGAGCTCCTGGCCGGCGGGCACCGACCAGGAGGCGTCACGCCACGGCGTGACCGTCCCCGCGGGCGAGCGGCGCAGGCTCACCACCGTCCTGAGACCGACGCGCCGCGGCGACCGGCAGGCGGACCGGGTCACGGTCCGCTCGTACGGGCCACTGGGGCTCGCCGCCCGTCAGGGGTCTCACCGTGTGCCGTGGACCGTCCGCGTGCTGCCTCCGTTCGCCAGCCGGAAGCACCTGCCGTCGAAGCTGGCCCGGCTGCGGGAACTGGACGGCCGGACGAGCGTGCTCACCCGTGGCGAGGGCACGGAGTTCGACAGCCTCCGCGAGTACGTGCCGGGTGACGACACCCGCTCCATCGACTGGCGGGCCACGGCACGCCAGTCGACTGTCGCCGTCCGTACCTGGCGTCCGGAGCGGGACCGGCACATCCTGCTCGTCCTGGACACGGGCCGCACCTCGGCGGGGCGCGTCGGCGACGTTCCCCGCCTGGACGCGGCGATGGACGCCGCTCTGCTGCTGACCGCGCTGGCCTCGCGCGCCGGCGACCGCGTGGACCTCGTGGCCTATGACCGCCGGGTCCGCGCGCGTGTGCAGGGCCGCGGGGCGGGTGACGTGCTGCCGGCCATGGTGCAAGCCATGGCCACACTGGAGCCCGAGCTCGTGGAAACGGACGCGCGGGGCCTGAGCGCCGCGGCGCTGGCCGGTGCTCCACGGCGATCCCTCGTGGTGCTGCTGACGAGCCTGGACGCGGCGCCGATCGAGGAAGGTCTTCTCCCGATGCTGTCGCAGCTCACGCAGCGCCACACGGTCGTCGTGGCGTCCGTGGCGGACCCGCGTGTGGACGCGATGACGGAGTCCCGCGGTTCGACCGAGGCGGTGTACGAGGCTGCCGCCGGCGCTCAGGCACAGGCTCAGCGCCGCAACACGGCGGAGCAGTTGCAGCGCCATGGTGTGACGGTCGTCGACGCGAAGCCCGAGGACCTGGCTCCGGCTCTGGCCGACGCGTACCTGGCGCTGAAGGCCGCAGGCCGGCTCTGA
- a CDS encoding stage II sporulation protein M yields the protein MDLDVYVTAHRAEWDRLDHLLKRGRRLTGAEADELVALYQRTATHLSVIQSTAPDPALTARLTQLVARARSAVTGTRRSTWRDVVRFLTAGFPAAVYRSRHWWIPTAVLSTLLAAVIGWWIGTHPEIQAAIAAPDELRQLTRPGGEYETYYSSHPAGSFAAQVWTNNARAAALCLALGAFLCFPVLWVLFINMLNLGVGIGLMSSAGRLDTFLGLVLPHGLLELTAVFVAAGTGLRLGWTLIDPGPYSRRTALARQGRAAIGMAIGLALVLFVSGVIEGFVTPSGLPTWARVAIGVAAEAAFLVYVYVLGGRASRAGEAGDVDADQRSAELPTAA from the coding sequence ATGGACCTCGACGTCTACGTCACCGCCCACCGCGCAGAGTGGGACCGCCTGGACCACCTCCTGAAGCGAGGCCGCCGGCTGACCGGCGCCGAAGCGGACGAACTCGTCGCGCTGTACCAGCGCACCGCCACGCACCTCTCCGTCATCCAGAGCACCGCCCCGGACCCGGCGCTCACCGCGCGCCTCACCCAGCTCGTCGCCCGCGCGCGGTCCGCCGTCACCGGCACCCGCCGCTCCACCTGGCGCGACGTGGTCCGGTTCCTCACCGCCGGGTTCCCCGCAGCCGTGTACCGCTCCCGCCACTGGTGGATCCCCACCGCAGTGCTCTCGACCCTCCTCGCGGCGGTCATCGGCTGGTGGATCGGTACGCACCCCGAGATCCAGGCCGCCATCGCGGCCCCCGACGAGCTGCGCCAGCTGACCCGCCCCGGCGGCGAGTACGAGACGTACTACTCCAGCCACCCGGCCGGGTCCTTCGCCGCCCAGGTGTGGACGAACAACGCGCGGGCGGCGGCCCTGTGCCTCGCCCTGGGCGCGTTCCTCTGCTTCCCGGTGCTGTGGGTCCTGTTCATCAACATGCTCAACCTGGGCGTCGGCATCGGCCTCATGTCGTCGGCCGGTCGCCTCGACACCTTCCTCGGCCTGGTCCTCCCGCACGGCCTCCTGGAGCTCACGGCGGTCTTCGTCGCCGCCGGTACGGGCCTCCGCCTGGGCTGGACGCTGATCGACCCCGGCCCGTACTCCCGCCGCACCGCCCTCGCCCGGCAGGGCCGCGCCGCGATCGGCATGGCCATCGGCCTCGCGCTGGTCCTGTTCGTATCGGGCGTGATCGAGGGCTTCGTGACCCCGTCCGGTCTGCCCACCTGGGCCCGCGTCGCCATCGGAGTCGCCGCCGAGGCCGCCTTCCTCGTGTACGTGTACGTGCTCGGCGGCCGGGCCTCCCGCGCCGGCGAGGCGGGCGACGTGGACGCCGACCAGCGAAGCGCCGAGCTGCCCACCGCCGCCTGA
- a CDS encoding RDD family protein, with protein MSEVVTGDAVVLGLRPARLPSRALALLIDLVVVWTVYLVISIALALATASLDEAAVMAVSIASFVLVLIGGPIMVETLSRGRSLGKMACGLRVVRDDGGPIRFRHALVRGLLGMVEILMSFGVIACIASLVSARGRRVGDVFAGTLVVRERVPVGRTAPVPPPPPWLVGRFSQLDLSAVPDSLWLGIRQCLTRMGQLDPEAGRALAERLADELVARTGAPAPAGVPAVMFLAAVVHERQEREARRVAPGGAGVGVAGAGVLGAGVGVSGAGVAGAGVVGGGDAGVVGGFGAVGGAGVGSGAGVDGAGGSRGGGGFGGVAEAVGPGAARVRGDGGESVPEGRPATGFAPPA; from the coding sequence ATGAGCGAGGTCGTGACGGGGGACGCGGTCGTGCTGGGGCTGCGGCCGGCCAGGCTGCCGAGCCGGGCGCTGGCGCTGCTCATCGACCTCGTCGTGGTGTGGACGGTGTACCTGGTCATATCCATCGCGCTCGCCCTGGCCACCGCGTCGTTGGACGAGGCGGCGGTGATGGCGGTGTCGATCGCGTCGTTCGTGCTGGTGCTGATCGGTGGGCCGATCATGGTGGAGACGCTGAGCCGCGGGCGGTCGCTGGGGAAGATGGCGTGCGGGCTGCGGGTGGTGCGGGATGACGGCGGGCCGATCCGGTTCCGGCACGCGCTGGTGCGGGGGCTGCTCGGGATGGTGGAGATCCTGATGTCGTTCGGGGTCATCGCGTGCATCGCCTCGCTGGTGTCGGCGCGCGGGCGGCGGGTCGGTGATGTGTTCGCGGGGACGCTGGTGGTGCGGGAGCGGGTGCCGGTGGGGCGCACGGCTCCGGTGCCTCCGCCGCCGCCGTGGCTGGTGGGGCGGTTCTCGCAGCTGGACTTGTCGGCGGTGCCGGACTCGTTGTGGCTGGGGATACGGCAGTGCCTGACGCGGATGGGGCAGCTGGACCCCGAGGCGGGGAGGGCGCTGGCCGAGCGGCTGGCCGATGAGCTGGTGGCGCGGACCGGGGCGCCCGCGCCTGCGGGGGTGCCCGCGGTGATGTTCCTGGCGGCCGTCGTGCATGAGCGGCAGGAGAGGGAGGCTCGGCGGGTGGCGCCTGGAGGCGCGGGTGTGGGGGTCGCTGGGGCTGGTGTGCTTGGGGCTGGGGTTGGTGTGTCTGGGGCTGGTGTGGCCGGGGCCGGTGTGGTGGGTGGTGGTGACGCTGGGGTCGTGGGTGGTTTCGGTGCGGTGGGTGGTGCTGGCGTGGGTTCGGGGGCTGGGGTTGACGGGGCTGGGGGTTCTCGGGGTGGAGGGGGCTTCGGTGGGGTGGCTGAGGCGGTGGGCCCCGGTGCGGCGAGGGTGCGGGGTGACGGTGGTGAGAGCGTGCCGGAGGGGCGGCCCGCCACGGGGTTCGCGCCGCCTGCCTAG
- the ahcY gene encoding adenosylhomocysteinase produces the protein MTTVDNRQDFKVADLSLAEFGRKEITLAEHEMPGLMAIREEYAAAQPLAGARVTGSLHMTVQTAVLIETLVALGARVRWASCNIFSTQDHAAAAIAVGPDGTPDDPKGVPVFAWKGETLEEYWWCTEQALTWPDSPTGGPNMILDDGGDATLLVHKGVEFEKAGQAPDPSTADSEEYAHILRLLNRTLAENPQKWTRLASEIRGVTEETTTGVHRLYEMHRDGTLLFPAINVNDAVTKSKFDNKYGCRHSLVDGINRATDVLIGGKVAVVCGYGDVGKGCAESLRGQGARVIVTEIDPICALQAAMDGYQVTTLDEVVETADIFITTTGNRDIIMAADMQRMKHQAIVGNIGHFDNEIDMAGLARIPGIVKDEVKPQVHTWTFADGKKIIVLSEGRLLNLGNATGHPSFVMSNSFADQTLAQIELYTKPEQYPTDVYVLPKHLDEKVARLHLDALGVKLTTLRPEQAEYIGVEVEGPYKPDHYRY, from the coding sequence ATGACCACTGTCGACAACCGACAGGACTTCAAGGTCGCCGACCTCTCCCTGGCCGAGTTCGGCCGCAAGGAGATCACCCTCGCCGAGCACGAGATGCCCGGCCTGATGGCGATCCGCGAGGAGTACGCCGCCGCCCAGCCCCTCGCCGGCGCCCGCGTCACCGGCTCCCTGCACATGACCGTGCAGACCGCCGTCCTCATCGAGACCCTCGTCGCCCTCGGCGCCCGCGTCCGCTGGGCCTCCTGCAACATCTTCTCCACGCAGGACCACGCCGCCGCCGCCATCGCCGTCGGCCCCGACGGCACCCCGGACGACCCGAAGGGCGTCCCCGTCTTCGCCTGGAAGGGCGAGACGCTGGAGGAGTACTGGTGGTGCACCGAGCAGGCCCTGACCTGGCCGGACAGCCCCACCGGCGGTCCCAACATGATCCTCGACGACGGCGGTGACGCCACCCTCCTCGTCCACAAGGGCGTCGAGTTCGAGAAGGCCGGCCAGGCCCCGGACCCCTCCACCGCCGACAGCGAGGAGTACGCCCACATCCTGCGCCTCCTCAACCGCACCCTCGCCGAGAACCCGCAGAAGTGGACCCGCCTCGCCTCCGAGATCCGCGGCGTCACCGAGGAGACCACCACGGGCGTCCACCGCCTGTACGAGATGCACCGCGACGGCACCCTGCTCTTCCCGGCGATCAACGTCAACGACGCCGTCACCAAGTCGAAGTTCGACAACAAGTACGGCTGCCGCCACTCCCTCGTCGACGGCATCAACCGCGCCACCGACGTCCTCATCGGCGGCAAGGTTGCCGTCGTCTGCGGCTACGGCGACGTCGGCAAGGGCTGCGCTGAGTCCCTCCGGGGCCAGGGCGCCCGCGTCATCGTCACCGAGATCGACCCCATCTGCGCGCTCCAGGCCGCGATGGACGGCTACCAGGTCACCACCCTCGACGAGGTCGTCGAGACCGCCGACATCTTCATCACCACCACCGGCAACCGCGACATCATCATGGCCGCGGACATGCAGCGCATGAAGCACCAGGCCATCGTCGGCAACATCGGCCACTTCGACAACGAGATCGACATGGCCGGCCTCGCCCGGATCCCCGGCATCGTCAAGGACGAGGTCAAGCCGCAGGTCCACACCTGGACCTTCGCCGACGGCAAGAAGATCATCGTCCTCTCCGAGGGCCGCCTGCTGAACCTGGGCAACGCCACGGGCCACCCGTCCTTCGTGATGTCCAACTCGTTCGCGGACCAGACCCTGGCCCAGATCGAGCTCTACACGAAGCCGGAGCAGTACCCGACCGACGTCTACGTCCTGCCCAAGCACCTCGACGAGAAGGTCGCCCGCCTCCACCTGGACGCGCTCGGCGTCAAGCTCACGACGCTCCGCCCCGAGCAGGCCGAGTACATCGGCGTCGAGGTCGAAGGCCCCTACAAGCCGGACCACTACCGCTACTGA
- a CDS encoding cation diffusion facilitator family transporter, translating to MSASGGTKAIVAALAANLAIAVSKFVAFLFSGSSSMLAESVHSLADSGNQGLLLLGGKKAQREATPQHPFGYGRERYIYAFLVSIVLFSVGGMFALYEGYLKIKDPHEIEAWYWPVGVLVFAIIAETFSFRTAIKESNEVRGKRSWKDFVRTAKAPELPVVLLEDLGALVGLILALAGVSLALVTGNGVWDGIGTLCIGVLLILIAIVLAAETKSLLLGESAGLEEVRKIEAALVDGTTVTSVIHMRTLHLGPEELLVAAKIAVQHDDTAAQIASAIDAAEQRIRSAVPIARVIYLEPDILRTPR from the coding sequence ATGAGCGCGTCAGGCGGAACCAAGGCGATCGTGGCGGCACTCGCCGCCAACCTCGCGATCGCCGTGAGCAAATTCGTGGCGTTCCTCTTCAGCGGGTCCTCGTCCATGCTCGCCGAGTCGGTGCACTCCCTCGCCGACTCCGGCAACCAGGGACTGCTCCTCCTCGGCGGCAAGAAGGCGCAGCGCGAGGCCACCCCGCAGCACCCCTTCGGCTACGGCCGCGAGCGCTACATCTACGCCTTCCTGGTCTCCATCGTGCTCTTCTCCGTGGGCGGCATGTTCGCCCTGTACGAGGGCTACCTGAAGATCAAGGACCCCCATGAGATCGAGGCGTGGTACTGGCCCGTGGGCGTCCTCGTCTTCGCGATCATCGCCGAGACGTTCTCCTTCCGCACCGCCATCAAGGAGTCCAACGAAGTCCGCGGGAAGCGCTCGTGGAAGGACTTCGTCCGCACCGCCAAGGCCCCCGAGCTGCCCGTCGTCCTCCTGGAGGACCTCGGAGCCCTCGTCGGCCTGATCCTCGCCCTCGCCGGCGTCAGCCTCGCCCTCGTCACCGGCAACGGCGTCTGGGACGGCATCGGCACCCTCTGCATCGGCGTCCTGCTCATCCTGATCGCCATCGTCCTCGCCGCCGAGACCAAGTCGCTGCTCCTCGGCGAGTCCGCCGGCCTGGAAGAGGTCCGCAAGATCGAGGCGGCACTCGTCGACGGCACCACCGTCACCAGCGTCATCCACATGCGCACCCTCCACCTCGGCCCCGAGGAACTCCTCGTCGCCGCCAAGATCGCCGTCCAGCACGACGACACGGCCGCACAGATCGCCTCCGCCATCGACGCCGCCGAGCAGCGCATCCGCAGCGCCGTCCCGATCGCCCGGGTCATCTACCTCGAGCCCGACATACTCCGCACCCCCCGCTGA
- the manA gene encoding mannose-6-phosphate isomerase, class I, whose product MDRLSTTVRPYAWGSTTAIPELLGTAPTGEPQAEMWMGAHPGAPSRVTRHTPQGARELSLDEVIAADPERELGPAALARFGPRLPFLLKILAAGAPLSLQVHPDAARARTGYDAEERAGIPLDAPHRNYRDPHHKPELICALTPFEGFCGFRRPAETADLLAALDVDSLKPYVDLLHAHPEDAALREVLTAVLTADPAGIATTVDETAAACARLGGAHAPYAALAHHFPGDPGVLAALLLNHVLLQPGEALYLGAGVPHAYLTGLGVEIMANSDNVLRCGLTPKHIDVPELLRVVRFEAGDPGVLRPEASPAGEEVYETPVDEFRLSRYARPEGAAPADLTTATPQILLATAGSPRVGELTLTPGQSVFVPAGETVELSGGGTLFRATVLA is encoded by the coding sequence ATGGACCGCCTCTCCACCACCGTCCGCCCCTACGCCTGGGGCTCCACGACGGCCATCCCGGAACTGCTCGGCACCGCCCCCACCGGCGAGCCACAGGCCGAGATGTGGATGGGCGCCCACCCCGGCGCACCCTCCCGCGTCACCCGCCACACACCCCAAGGCGCACGCGAACTGTCCCTCGACGAGGTCATCGCCGCCGACCCCGAGCGGGAACTCGGCCCCGCCGCGCTCGCCAGGTTCGGCCCCCGCCTCCCCTTCCTGCTCAAGATCCTCGCCGCCGGCGCCCCCCTCTCCCTCCAGGTCCACCCCGACGCGGCCCGGGCCCGCACCGGCTACGACGCCGAGGAACGCGCCGGCATCCCCCTCGACGCCCCGCACCGCAACTACCGGGACCCCCACCACAAGCCCGAACTGATCTGCGCCCTCACCCCCTTCGAGGGCTTCTGCGGCTTCCGGCGCCCGGCCGAGACCGCCGACCTCCTCGCCGCGCTCGATGTCGACTCCCTCAAGCCGTACGTGGACCTCCTCCACGCCCACCCCGAGGACGCCGCCCTCCGCGAGGTCCTCACCGCCGTCCTCACCGCCGACCCGGCCGGCATCGCCACCACCGTCGACGAGACCGCCGCCGCCTGCGCCCGCCTCGGCGGAGCCCACGCCCCGTACGCGGCCCTCGCCCACCACTTCCCCGGCGACCCCGGCGTCCTCGCCGCCCTCCTGCTCAACCACGTCCTGCTCCAGCCCGGCGAAGCCCTCTACCTCGGCGCGGGCGTCCCCCACGCCTACCTCACCGGCCTGGGCGTCGAGATCATGGCCAACTCCGACAACGTCCTGCGCTGCGGCCTCACCCCCAAGCACATCGACGTCCCCGAGCTCCTCCGCGTCGTCCGCTTCGAGGCCGGCGACCCCGGCGTCCTGCGCCCCGAGGCGTCCCCGGCCGGCGAGGAGGTGTACGAGACGCCCGTCGACGAGTTCCGCCTCTCCCGGTACGCGCGCCCCGAGGGCGCCGCCCCCGCCGACCTCACCACCGCCACCCCGCAGATCCTCCTCGCCACCGCGGGAAGCCCCCGCGTCGGCGAACTCACCCTCACCCCCGGCCAGTCGGTGTTCGTGCCGGCCGGGGAGACCGTCGAACTCTCCGGCGGCGGCACCCTCTTCAGAGCCACGGTGCTGGCCTGA
- a CDS encoding SIS domain-containing protein encodes MLDESLLDAPDALAEADHRGLLRGAAASGARVRTAARHAAEAGVTALQPEGRPRTVLVAGTGTAATCAADLIAALAGASAPVVRLRPHGVAAAGGALRWNLPGWAGSVDLLLIPTHDGSEPGLATLAEQAYRRGVTVVAVAPHRSPITEAVGSTHGLVVPMATAPHEVDEEPQGAGPGALWALFTPLLALLDRVGLFTAPGDTLEKVADRLDRTAERCGPAVATYSNPAKTLAAELADALPLIWTEGTAAAPVGRRFAAVLAELAGRPALAAELPEALHAHAGLLAGDFAGGADPDDFFRDRVEDPQALHARVLLLRDRPAAAGGLSAVPAARELALGHDTPISELEPEESTELEALAELLAITDFAACYLSLASSRRP; translated from the coding sequence ATGCTCGACGAGTCGCTGCTCGACGCTCCCGACGCCCTGGCCGAGGCGGACCACCGCGGCCTGCTGCGCGGCGCCGCCGCGTCCGGCGCGCGGGTACGCACCGCCGCCCGGCACGCAGCCGAGGCCGGGGTGACCGCCCTCCAGCCGGAGGGCCGCCCCCGCACCGTCCTCGTCGCGGGGACGGGCACGGCCGCCACCTGCGCCGCCGACCTGATCGCCGCACTGGCCGGAGCCTCCGCGCCGGTCGTCCGCCTGCGCCCGCACGGGGTGGCCGCGGCGGGCGGCGCGCTGCGCTGGAACCTGCCGGGGTGGGCCGGCTCCGTCGACCTGCTCCTCATCCCGACCCACGACGGCTCCGAGCCAGGCCTGGCCACCCTCGCCGAGCAGGCGTACCGCCGCGGCGTCACCGTCGTCGCCGTGGCCCCGCACCGCTCGCCCATCACCGAGGCGGTCGGCAGCACCCACGGCCTCGTCGTGCCCATGGCGACCGCACCCCACGAGGTGGACGAGGAGCCGCAGGGCGCGGGCCCCGGAGCGCTGTGGGCGCTGTTCACCCCGCTGCTCGCCCTCCTCGACCGCGTCGGCCTGTTCACGGCCCCCGGCGACACACTGGAGAAGGTCGCCGACCGCCTCGACCGCACCGCCGAACGCTGCGGCCCCGCCGTCGCCACGTACAGCAACCCCGCCAAGACACTCGCCGCGGAACTGGCCGACGCCCTGCCCCTCATCTGGACGGAGGGCACGGCCGCCGCCCCGGTGGGCCGACGCTTCGCCGCGGTCCTCGCCGAACTCGCCGGCCGCCCCGCCCTCGCCGCCGAGCTGCCCGAGGCGCTCCACGCCCACGCCGGCCTCCTGGCGGGCGACTTCGCCGGAGGCGCCGACCCGGACGACTTCTTCCGCGACCGCGTCGAGGACCCGCAGGCGCTCCACGCCCGCGTCCTGCTCCTCCGCGACCGGCCGGCCGCGGCGGGCGGCCTCAGCGCGGTCCCCGCCGCCCGCGAACTCGCCCTCGGCCACGACACCCCGATCAGCGAGCTGGAGCCGGAGGAAAGCACCGAACTCGAAGCGCTCGCCGAACTGCTGGCCATCACCGACTTCGCCGCCTGCTACCTCTCCCTGGCCTCCTCCCGCCGCCCCTGA
- a CDS encoding Trm112 family protein has product MPLEAGLLDILACPACRAPLSDHTADETPELVCTSDDCGLAYPVRDGIPVLLVDEARRPA; this is encoded by the coding sequence ATGCCGCTCGAAGCCGGCCTCCTCGACATCCTCGCCTGCCCCGCCTGCCGCGCCCCGCTGAGCGACCACACGGCCGACGAGACCCCCGAGCTGGTCTGCACGAGCGACGACTGCGGCCTGGCCTACCCGGTACGGGACGGCATCCCGGTCCTCCTGGTCGACGAGGCCCGCCGCCCCGCCTGA
- a CDS encoding phosphomannomutase/phosphoglucomutase, whose protein sequence is MTADLSQIVKAYDVRGVVPDQWDETLAELFGAAFVQVTGADAIVVGHDMRPSSPGLSGAFARGAAARGADVTLIGLCSTDQLYFASGHYDLPGAMFTASHNPAQYNGIKMCRAGAAPIGQDSGLADIRALVETWHGSGAPEPAATRGEITERDTLTGYAEHLRSLVDLTAIRPLKVVVDAGNGMGGHTVPTVFAGLPLTLVPMYFELDGTFPNHEANPLDPANIVDLQQRVRAEGADLGLAFDGDADRCFVVDERGEPVPPSAITALVAARELAKHPGGTIIHNLITSLSVPEVVRENGGNPVRTRVGHSFIKAEMARTGAIFGGEHSAHYYFRDFWNADTGMLAALHVLAALGGQEGTLSALVAEYDRYAASGEINSTVTDQSASTAAVRETFAARDGVTTDEMDGLTVSGDGWWFNLRPSNTEPLLRLNVEAQDEATMAKVRDEVLALVRA, encoded by the coding sequence GTGACTGCTGATCTGTCGCAGATCGTCAAGGCGTACGACGTCCGCGGGGTCGTGCCGGACCAGTGGGACGAGACGCTCGCCGAGCTGTTCGGCGCCGCCTTCGTCCAGGTGACCGGCGCCGACGCGATCGTCGTCGGCCACGACATGCGCCCGTCGTCCCCCGGCCTGTCGGGCGCCTTCGCGCGCGGGGCCGCCGCACGGGGCGCCGACGTCACCCTCATCGGACTGTGCTCCACCGACCAGCTGTACTTCGCCTCCGGCCACTACGACCTGCCGGGCGCCATGTTCACCGCCTCGCACAACCCGGCCCAGTACAACGGCATCAAGATGTGCCGCGCCGGCGCCGCCCCCATCGGCCAGGACAGCGGCCTCGCCGACATCCGCGCCCTGGTCGAGACGTGGCACGGCTCCGGCGCCCCCGAGCCCGCCGCCACCCGCGGCGAGATCACCGAGCGCGACACCCTGACCGGATACGCCGAGCATCTGAGGTCCCTGGTCGACCTCACGGCCATCCGCCCGCTCAAGGTCGTCGTGGACGCGGGCAACGGCATGGGCGGCCACACGGTCCCCACCGTCTTCGCAGGACTGCCGCTGACGCTCGTACCGATGTACTTCGAGCTGGACGGCACCTTCCCCAACCACGAGGCCAACCCGCTCGACCCGGCCAACATCGTCGACCTCCAGCAGCGCGTCCGCGCCGAGGGCGCCGACCTGGGTCTGGCCTTCGACGGCGACGCCGACCGCTGCTTCGTCGTGGACGAGCGCGGCGAGCCCGTCCCGCCGTCCGCGATCACCGCCCTGGTCGCCGCCCGCGAGCTGGCCAAGCACCCGGGTGGAACGATCATCCACAACCTGATCACGTCCCTCTCCGTCCCCGAGGTCGTCCGCGAGAACGGCGGCAACCCGGTCCGCACCCGCGTCGGCCACTCCTTCATCAAGGCGGAGATGGCCCGCACCGGCGCGATCTTCGGCGGCGAGCACTCCGCGCACTACTACTTCCGCGACTTCTGGAACGCCGACACCGGCATGCTCGCCGCCCTCCACGTCCTCGCGGCACTCGGCGGCCAGGAGGGCACCCTGTCGGCGCTGGTCGCCGAGTACGACCGCTACGCCGCCAGCGGTGAGATCAACTCCACGGTCACCGACCAGTCCGCCAGCACCGCCGCCGTACGCGAGACGTTCGCCGCCCGCGACGGCGTCACCACCGACGAGATGGACGGCCTCACCGTCAGCGGCGACGGCTGGTGGTTCAACCTCCGCCCGTCCAACACCGAGCCGCTGCTCCGCCTCAACGTCGAGGCCCAGGACGAAGCCACCATGGCCAAGGTCCGCGACGAGGTCCTCGCCCTCGTACGCGCCTGA